The Gemmatimonadaceae bacterium nucleotide sequence GCGGGATGCAACGTCGTGTGCCTGCCGCGCACGGTGGTGCTGCACGGCTTCGAGCCGCAGCTCGTCTTCCATCATGGCGATCCGTTGATGCGCCTGGTGCGGCCCGGCGAGCGCGGTCGCCAGCTCGTGGTGAAGCGGGCGATGGACCTCGTGATCGCCCTGCTGCTCCTGGTCGCGCTCGCGCCGCTGTTCCTGCTGATCGCGGTCGCCGTGCGCGTGACCTCACGAGGACCGGCCCTCTTCCGCCAGGTGCGTGTGGGGCAGGGCGGGCGACACTTCCACATGTGGAAGTTCCGCAGCATGGTCGCCAGCGCCGCGGAGCAACAGGCTGGCCTGCAGGACCGCAACGTCTACGGCGAGGAGCCGCTCTTCAAGATCGCGCACGACCCGCGGATCACGCGCCTGGGCACCTTCCTGCGGCGCACCAGCCTCGACGAGCTGCCGCAGTTCTGGAACGTGCTGCGCGGCGACATGTCGCTGGTGGGTCCCCGCCCGCCGCTGCCGGACGAGGTCGCGCGGTATGCCGAGCGGCACTTCGTGCGGCTCGACGTGCGTCCCGGGCTGACCGGGCCCTGGCAGGTGTCGGGGCGCAACCGGATCATCCACTTCGAGGACGTGGTCGCGCTCGAGACGGCGTACATCGCGGACTGGTCGTTTGCCCGGGATGCGGGCATCCTTCTCCGCACGCTGCCCGCCGTGATCCGGATGGACGGCGCGCTCTGATGCACGTGCCGGCGAGGACGCCGGCCGCGTGACGGGCACCCGGCCGGGCCAGTCTGCACCCACATGAGCACCCTCGTCGACAAGATCAGGCGCAGCCTCGAGCGCGACAGCGACCTGCCGCTGTCCGAACGGGCCCGCAAGGGCGTCCGCTACCTGTTCGGCACGGTCCTCGCGCCCTCGTACCTCGCGGACGTGACGCGGCGCGGCGCCCGGGCGCGCACCGTCGGCCGTCCGCGCATCGTGAACGCCGGGACGATCACGATCGGCGACGACCTTGCACTCACGAGCACGTTCAGCCCGGTCGAGATCGTGACGCAACCCGGGGCGACCATCACCATCGGCAGCGGCGTGCACGTGAACTACGGCACGTCGATCCGTGCGGCGTCCACGATCACCATCGGTGATCGCGCGAGCATCGGGCCGTACTGCATCATCGACGACACCGACCTGCTCGCGGATGCGATGCTCGCGTCGCCGATACGCATTGGCGCGTGCACCTGGCTTGCCGGTCGCGTGACGCTCCTGCCGGGCACGACGATCGGCGAGAACTCGGTCATCACGGCCGGCAGCATCGTCTCGGGCGAGATCCCGGCGAACGTCGTCGCCGGTGGCGTGCCGGCACGCGTGCTGCGCTCGCTGGCCGAGACGGCGGCGCCCGTGGCACCGGCACCGTCCAGCCGCACCGCCGTCGCGCCGCTTCGCGACACCTACGCCACACCGGGGCTCGCGCCGCTGCGGGGGATGGTGCTCGCGGACTTCACCGTGGGCGACCTCGCCATCCGCCTTGCCGATGCCGCGGACGGCCCGGTGATGGAGGTGGTCGACGCACCCTTCTGCCAGACGACGCAGGGACTCCTCTCCGGCGCCCCCGCGGGCGCGGCGGACTTCGTGCTGGTGTGGACGCGCCCGGAACTCGCGCTGCCGGCGTTCGACCGCATCGTGCGCGGCGACGGCGCCAGCGAGGCGGACCTGCATGACGACGTCGATGCCTTCGCCACGCTCGTGCGGCGCGGCGCCACCTCGTACCGCATGGCGTTCGTGCCGACATGGGTCCAGCCGGCACACCAGCGTGGCCTGGGGCTCATCGACGCCCGGCCCGGTGGCGTGGCCTGGGCGCTGGCGCAGGCGAACGCGCGCCTCATGTCGCAGCTCGCCGATGTGCCGAACGTGTTCGTGCTGCATGCGCAGCGCTGGCACGAGGCGAGCGCGACGCGTGGCCGGTCGATGGCGAAGGGGTGGTACCTCGGCAAGGTGCCGTACTCCACCGACCTGTTCGCCGAGGTGGCGCTGGACCTGAAGGCGGCCGCCCGCGCGATCGCGGGCCAGGCGCGCAAGCTGCTGGTGCTGGACCTCGACGACACGCTGTGGGGCGGCATCGTCGGTGATGCGGGCTGGGAGAACCTCCAGCTCGGCGGGCACGACGGTGTGGGTGAGTCGTTCGTGGACTTCCAGCAGGCGGTGAAGGCGCTCACCCGGCGCGGGATCGTGCTCGGCATCGTCAGCAAGAACACCGAGAGCGTGGCGCTGGAGGCGATCGACCGGCATCCGCAGATGGTGCTGCGGCGATCCGACTTCGTGGGCTGGCGCATCAACTGGACGGACAAGGCGCAGAACATCGCCGACCTCGCCGCGGAGCTGAACCTCGGCCTGCAGTCGGTGGTGTTCATCGACGACAATCCCGTGGAACGCGCGCGGGTGCGTGAGGCACTTCCCGAGGTCTTCGTGCCGGAGTGGCCGGAAGACAAGCTGCTCTACACGGAGCGCCTGGCCGCATTGCGATGCTTCGACTCGCCGGCCATCAGCCGCGAGGATGCGGAGCGCACCGCCCTCTACGCGGCGGAGCGGGAACGGGGCGCCGCGAAGGCGTCGGTCGGCTCGATCGACGAGTGGCTGGGGAGCCTCGGCATCGCGGTGCACGTCGAGCCGCTGACGGCGGCCAACCTCGCCCGCACGGCGCAGCTGCTCAACAAGACGAACCAGATGAACCTCTCGACGCGCCGGCTGTCCGAGGCGGAACTGGTGGACTGGGCACGCGGCGAGGCGCGTGGGCTCTGGGCCGTGACCGTGTCGGACAAGTTCGGTTCGGCCGGGCTCACGGGCATCGTGAGTGTCGAGGCGGACAGTGCGGTGTGCCGGGTGGTGGACCTCGTGCTGAGCTGTCGCGTGA carries:
- a CDS encoding HAD-IIIC family phosphatase — its product is MSTLVDKIRRSLERDSDLPLSERARKGVRYLFGTVLAPSYLADVTRRGARARTVGRPRIVNAGTITIGDDLALTSTFSPVEIVTQPGATITIGSGVHVNYGTSIRAASTITIGDRASIGPYCIIDDTDLLADAMLASPIRIGACTWLAGRVTLLPGTTIGENSVITAGSIVSGEIPANVVAGGVPARVLRSLAETAAPVAPAPSSRTAVAPLRDTYATPGLAPLRGMVLADFTVGDLAIRLADAADGPVMEVVDAPFCQTTQGLLSGAPAGAADFVLVWTRPELALPAFDRIVRGDGASEADLHDDVDAFATLVRRGATSYRMAFVPTWVQPAHQRGLGLIDARPGGVAWALAQANARLMSQLADVPNVFVLHAQRWHEASATRGRSMAKGWYLGKVPYSTDLFAEVALDLKAAARAIAGQARKLLVLDLDDTLWGGIVGDAGWENLQLGGHDGVGESFVDFQQAVKALTRRGIVLGIVSKNTESVALEAIDRHPQMVLRRSDFVGWRINWTDKAQNIADLAAELNLGLQSVVFIDDNPVERARVREALPEVFVPEWPEDKLLYTERLAALRCFDSPAISREDAERTALYAAERERGAAKASVGSIDEWLGSLGIAVHVEPLTAANLARTAQLLNKTNQMNLSTRRLSEAELVDWARGEARGLWAVTVSDKFGSAGLTGIVSVEADSAVCRVVDLVLSCRVMGRRIEHLMLHLAVEWARARGLSTLHVTLRPTAKNKPCHDLLLASDLGRDDSGLQFTWDCATPFAAPAGIAVEWIDAPASPAGAR